A DNA window from Massilia putida contains the following coding sequences:
- a CDS encoding ATPase domain-containing protein, with amino-acid sequence MSGKVSLEKLCTGVPGLDILLDGGLTEFSFTLIAGAPGSGKTTLAHQIMFALANSERRALFFTVLGEPPLKMLRYQQQFSFFDMDKVGPAIRYVNLADDLRAGDFSGVLERIMREVEDFAPSLVFVDSFRSVVQTARSGNEGLWDLQHFVQELGSRMATWQATTFLIGEYTQADVEANPIITVADGMIALSHNLDEDSVVRKIRIIKMRGQAHMAGAHTLRITGDGIRVYPRVLTPVTDAYETIADGPRRVQTGVPGLDEMLHGGLPQGHTMLVSGPTGIGKTILGTRFLQAGAAQGEKGVAVFFEKHTSRLHNAELVKMVQDGQVTVLQSLSLTVEELLDQLTEAIERTGATRVVIDSLSEIGLYLAPEFRYDLRLSVFRTLSLLARRGVTALVTVGYEDNQPNWRFSIDNLCFLADAVLSMRFVEVEGHICKFLTIIKVRGTSHSNELREYRITDAGIEVSPHTTNLDGLMTGYPTRREPHK; translated from the coding sequence ATGAGCGGAAAAGTATCCCTGGAGAAATTGTGCACCGGCGTGCCAGGGCTCGATATTCTTCTCGATGGCGGTCTGACGGAATTTTCGTTCACGCTGATCGCCGGCGCGCCCGGCAGCGGCAAGACGACGCTCGCGCACCAGATCATGTTCGCGCTCGCGAACTCCGAGCGGCGCGCGCTGTTCTTCACCGTGCTGGGCGAACCGCCGCTGAAGATGCTGCGTTACCAGCAGCAGTTCTCGTTCTTCGACATGGACAAGGTGGGTCCGGCCATCCGCTACGTGAACCTGGCCGACGACCTGCGCGCGGGCGATTTCAGCGGCGTGCTGGAACGCATCATGCGCGAAGTGGAGGATTTCGCACCGAGCCTCGTGTTCGTCGACTCGTTCCGCTCCGTCGTGCAGACGGCGCGCAGCGGCAACGAAGGCCTGTGGGACCTGCAGCACTTCGTGCAGGAACTCGGTTCGCGCATGGCGACGTGGCAGGCGACCACGTTCCTGATCGGCGAGTACACGCAGGCGGACGTCGAGGCCAATCCGATCATCACGGTCGCCGACGGCATGATCGCACTGTCGCACAACCTGGACGAGGATTCGGTGGTGCGCAAGATCCGCATCATCAAGATGCGCGGCCAGGCGCACATGGCAGGCGCGCACACGCTGCGCATCACGGGCGACGGCATCCGCGTCTATCCGCGCGTGCTCACGCCCGTCACGGACGCCTACGAGACCATCGCCGACGGTCCCCGCCGCGTCCAGACCGGCGTTCCGGGCCTGGACGAGATGCTGCACGGCGGCTTGCCGCAGGGGCACACGATGCTCGTGTCGGGCCCCACCGGGATCGGCAAGACGATCCTCGGCACGCGCTTCCTGCAGGCCGGGGCGGCGCAGGGCGAGAAGGGCGTCGCCGTGTTCTTCGAAAAGCATACGTCGCGGCTGCACAACGCGGAACTCGTCAAGATGGTGCAGGACGGCCAGGTGACCGTGCTGCAATCGCTGTCGCTCACGGTCGAGGAACTGCTCGACCAATTGACGGAAGCGATCGAGCGCACGGGCGCGACCCGCGTCGTGATCGATTCGTTGTCCGAGATCGGGCTGTACCTGGCGCCGGAATTCCGCTACGACCTGCGGCTGTCCGTGTTCCGTACCTTGTCGCTGCTGGCGCGGCGCGGCGTCACCGCGCTCGTCACCGTCGGCTACGAGGACAACCAGCCGAATTGGCGTTTCTCGATCGACAACCTGTGCTTCCTGGCCGACGCCGTGCTGTCGATGCGCTTCGTCGAAGTGGAAGGGCATATCTGCAAGTTCCTCACCATCATCAAGGTGCGGGGCACGAGCCACAGCAACGAGCTGCGCGAATACCGCATCACCGACGCTGGCATCGAGGTCTCCCCGCACACGACGAACCTCGACGGCCTGATGACGGGCTACCCCACGCGGCGGGAGCCGCACAAGTAA
- a CDS encoding M28 family peptidase, whose protein sequence is MPSSLFRTCACAVLLGAASAGALAQSAPPVLEAPLRAHLSFLADDLLEGRGTGQRGGALTVRYLETQAAVLGLTPLAGGGYRQKVELVGQKTLPGSTLRFTAGGKTLPATFGKDVVFGNANGAADTHVAAPLVFVGYGIDAPDEHWNDFAGADVKGKVIVAMVNDPQPTSTEPGRFGGKSLTWYGRWAYKFEEAVRQGAAGILLIHTTPSASYPWSVPVNSFSHEQFHLAGTGNALQGWISEDMARTLFAAAGRDLDQLRAAAEVRGFKPVPLDATIAADVKSAVRTIVEYNVVGIVPGSDPKLRDQAVIYSAHWDHLGIDPDNGKPDHIWNGAIDNGSGTAALLAMAQAAVRHPARRTQIFLWPCAEEQGLLGSLAYVRNPLWPLAKTAADLNLDSMNFVGRTRDMGVAGAERSSLYATSKQVAQAMGLRLAAPVPDLGGAYFRADHFSFAKAGVPAFNVGSAVFSGDGQFEFEHDQAAESAKMRAFTKDYHQVSDQYDPSWDLSGMVQQAQFTLNLGYAVANAPAMPAWRPGEAYGNVKR, encoded by the coding sequence ATGCCGTCTTCCCTGTTCCGTACCTGCGCGTGCGCCGTCCTGCTGGGCGCCGCGAGCGCCGGCGCCCTGGCTCAATCCGCGCCGCCCGTGCTTGAAGCGCCACTGCGCGCCCATCTGTCCTTCCTCGCCGACGACCTGCTGGAAGGCCGCGGCACGGGCCAGCGCGGCGGCGCACTCACCGTGCGCTACCTCGAAACCCAGGCCGCCGTGCTGGGCCTGACGCCCTTGGCCGGCGGCGGCTATCGACAGAAGGTGGAACTGGTCGGCCAGAAGACGCTGCCCGGCAGTACGCTGCGCTTCACGGCCGGCGGCAAGACGCTGCCCGCCACGTTCGGCAAGGACGTCGTGTTCGGGAATGCCAACGGTGCGGCCGACACGCACGTCGCGGCGCCGCTCGTGTTCGTCGGCTACGGCATCGACGCGCCCGACGAGCACTGGAACGATTTCGCGGGCGCCGACGTGAAAGGAAAAGTGATCGTCGCGATGGTGAACGATCCGCAGCCCACCAGCACGGAACCGGGCCGCTTCGGCGGCAAGTCGCTCACGTGGTACGGCCGCTGGGCGTATAAATTCGAGGAAGCCGTGCGCCAGGGCGCGGCGGGCATCCTGCTGATCCACACGACGCCGTCGGCGTCGTATCCGTGGAGCGTCCCCGTCAACAGCTTCTCGCACGAGCAGTTCCACCTGGCCGGCACCGGCAATGCGCTGCAAGGCTGGATCAGCGAAGACATGGCGCGTACCTTGTTCGCGGCGGCCGGCCGGGATCTCGACCAGCTGCGCGCCGCGGCCGAGGTGCGCGGCTTCAAGCCGGTGCCGCTCGACGCCACGATCGCCGCCGACGTGAAGAGTGCCGTACGCACCATCGTCGAGTACAACGTGGTGGGCATCGTGCCGGGCAGCGATCCGAAGCTGCGCGATCAGGCCGTCATCTATTCCGCGCACTGGGACCACCTCGGCATCGACCCGGACAACGGCAAACCGGACCACATCTGGAACGGCGCCATCGACAACGGTTCCGGCACGGCCGCCCTGCTCGCGATGGCCCAGGCGGCCGTCAGGCATCCGGCCAGGCGCACGCAGATCTTCCTGTGGCCCTGCGCGGAAGAACAAGGCCTGCTGGGCAGCCTGGCCTACGTCCGCAATCCGCTCTGGCCGCTGGCGAAGACGGCCGCCGACCTGAACCTCGACAGCATGAACTTCGTCGGCCGCACGCGCGACATGGGCGTGGCCGGCGCCGAGCGCAGCTCGCTGTACGCGACGTCGAAGCAGGTCGCCCAGGCGATGGGCCTGCGCCTGGCCGCCCCCGTGCCCGACCTCGGCGGCGCCTACTTCCGCGCCGACCACTTCAGCTTCGCCAAGGCCGGCGTCCCCGCGTTCAACGTCGGCTCGGCCGTGTTCTCCGGCGACGGCCAGTTCGAGTTCGAGCACGACCAGGCGGCCGAAAGCGCGAAGATGCGCGCCTTCACCAAGGACTACCACCAGGTCAGCGACCAGTACGATCCGTCCTGGGACTTGTCGGGCATGGTGCAGCAGGCGCAGTTCACGTTGAACCTCGGCTATGCGGTCGCGAACGCGCCCGCGATGCCGGCGTGGCGGCCCGGCGAGGCGTACGGCAACGTAAAACGATGA
- a CDS encoding hybrid sensor histidine kinase/response regulator, with protein MHRAADDTLPEAFLLRRIHALEAELDQLREANEHLVLATVNAEYQREDAEATNRRQNEFLAMLAHELRNPLSPLAMAASLLERDPGAAPQQLKLARVIGRQVDHMARLLDDLLDAARISSGKITLDVETLSLADVLRHAIETVQPRIAERAQTLDVELPPAAVAVEGDKVRLAQVFTNLLGNASKYTGDGGRLRLAAHAGHEEIVVTIEDNGTGIAPEVLPYIFDLFTQGPRSLARSEGGLGVGLNVVRNLVGMHQGTVEAHSDGPGAGSRFAVRLPRAAGLPAAPMQPAAELATVRRRILLVEDNPDACATLADILAVEGHDVTCATDGREGLARALGERWDVIVCDIGLPEIDGFALMQALRAQQEGARPYAIALTGYGQPDDAARGLAAGFDRYLVKPVGAAVLLSVVAEAHLADPPPSNANLSA; from the coding sequence ATGCACAGGGCGGCGGACGACACGCTGCCGGAAGCCTTCCTGCTGCGCCGCATCCATGCGCTGGAGGCCGAGCTGGACCAGCTGCGCGAAGCCAACGAGCACCTCGTTCTCGCCACCGTCAACGCCGAATACCAGCGCGAGGACGCCGAGGCGACCAACCGCCGCCAGAACGAATTCCTCGCCATGCTCGCGCACGAGCTGCGCAATCCGCTGTCGCCGCTGGCGATGGCCGCGTCGCTGCTGGAACGCGATCCCGGCGCGGCGCCGCAGCAGCTCAAGCTGGCGCGCGTGATCGGGCGCCAGGTCGACCACATGGCGCGCCTGCTCGACGACCTGCTCGACGCGGCCCGCATCAGCAGCGGCAAGATCACGCTGGATGTCGAAACGCTGTCCCTGGCCGACGTGCTGCGCCACGCCATCGAGACCGTGCAGCCGCGCATCGCGGAGCGCGCCCAGACGCTCGACGTCGAACTGCCGCCGGCAGCGGTGGCGGTGGAGGGCGACAAGGTGCGCCTCGCCCAGGTGTTCACGAATTTGCTCGGCAATGCGTCGAAGTACACGGGCGACGGCGGGCGTCTGCGGCTGGCCGCGCACGCCGGCCATGAAGAAATCGTGGTCACGATCGAAGACAACGGCACCGGCATCGCGCCCGAGGTACTGCCGTATATCTTCGACCTGTTCACGCAGGGCCCGCGCTCGCTGGCACGCTCGGAGGGCGGTCTCGGCGTCGGTCTGAACGTCGTGCGCAACCTGGTCGGCATGCACCAGGGGACGGTGGAAGCGCACAGCGACGGTCCCGGTGCCGGCAGCCGCTTCGCGGTGCGCCTGCCGCGCGCCGCCGGCCTGCCCGCCGCGCCCATGCAGCCCGCGGCGGAGCTGGCGACGGTGCGGCGCCGCATCCTGCTCGTGGAAGACAATCCGGATGCCTGCGCCACGCTGGCCGACATCCTCGCCGTGGAAGGCCACGACGTGACGTGCGCCACGGACGGCCGCGAAGGACTGGCGCGCGCGCTGGGCGAACGCTGGGACGTGATCGTGTGCGACATCGGGCTGCCCGAAATCGACGGCTTCGCGCTGATGCAGGCGTTGCGGGCACAGCAGGAAGGGGCGCGGCCGTACGCGATCGCGCTGACGGGCTACGGCCAGCCGGACGATGCGGCGCGCGGCTTGGCGGCCGGCTTCGACCGCTATCTCGTCAAGCCGGTCGGCGCGGCCGTGCTGCTGAGCGTCGTCGCGGAGGCCCACCTCGCCGACCCGCCCCCATCAAACGCAAACCTCAGCGCCTGA
- a CDS encoding pyridoxal phosphate-dependent aminotransferase, with protein sequence MPHNPLQVARRVDAIEPFRVMEMVKAAAAMTRAGQDVISMSVGEPDFTAPDMVARAAVDAIQRGATQYTESLGLPALREAISAHYARAYGLTVSPQRVVVTAGASAGLLLACAALVAEGDEVLMPDPSYPCNRHFVSAFGGKAVLVPSGPAERYQLTAAQVAERWTERTRGVIVASPSNPTGTSMTPEQTKGVVAAVRARGGFSIVDEIYQGLYYGERPGDRATSALSFGDDVITVNSFSKYFSMTGWRLGWLVLPESLVPAVEKLAQNLFICAPAIAQHAALAAFDIEAIAIFEERRQEFRRRRDILVPALRDLGFTVPVLPDGAFYVYADISQVGHREAHDSSAFGMAVLRDALVAIVPGDDFGFAAPKQHVRFSYATKYERIEQAVDRLARLLRR encoded by the coding sequence ATGCCTCACAATCCCCTCCAGGTGGCGCGCCGCGTCGACGCCATCGAACCCTTCCGCGTGATGGAAATGGTCAAGGCCGCGGCCGCGATGACGCGCGCCGGCCAGGACGTCATCAGCATGAGCGTCGGCGAGCCCGACTTCACGGCACCGGACATGGTCGCGCGCGCCGCCGTCGACGCCATCCAGCGCGGCGCCACGCAATACACCGAATCGCTGGGTCTACCGGCGCTGCGCGAGGCCATCTCGGCCCACTACGCCCGCGCCTATGGCCTCACTGTCTCCCCGCAGCGCGTCGTCGTGACGGCCGGCGCGTCGGCCGGACTGCTGCTGGCCTGCGCGGCGCTCGTGGCCGAGGGCGACGAGGTGCTGATGCCCGATCCGAGCTACCCGTGCAACCGCCACTTCGTCAGCGCGTTCGGCGGCAAGGCCGTCCTCGTGCCGTCCGGCCCCGCCGAACGCTACCAGTTGACGGCGGCCCAGGTGGCCGAACGCTGGACGGAACGCACGCGCGGCGTGATCGTCGCCTCGCCGTCGAACCCCACCGGCACCTCGATGACGCCGGAGCAGACGAAGGGCGTCGTCGCGGCCGTGCGTGCGCGCGGCGGCTTTTCCATCGTCGACGAGATTTACCAGGGTCTGTACTACGGCGAGCGCCCGGGCGACCGCGCGACCAGCGCCCTGTCGTTCGGCGACGACGTCATCACCGTCAACAGCTTCTCCAAGTATTTCAGCATGACGGGCTGGCGCCTGGGCTGGCTGGTGCTGCCGGAATCGCTCGTGCCGGCCGTCGAAAAGCTGGCGCAGAACCTGTTCATCTGCGCGCCCGCGATCGCCCAGCATGCGGCGCTGGCCGCGTTCGATATCGAGGCCATCGCCATCTTCGAAGAGCGCCGCCAGGAATTCCGCCGCCGCCGCGACATCCTCGTACCCGCGCTGCGCGACCTGGGCTTTACGGTGCCCGTGCTGCCGGATGGCGCGTTCTACGTGTATGCCGACATCTCGCAGGTCGGCCACCGCGAGGCGCACGACAGCAGCGCGTTCGGCATGGCCGTGCTGCGCGATGCGCTGGTGGCGATCGTGCCGGGCGACGATTTCGGCTTCGCCGCGCCGAAACAGCATGTGCGGTTTTCCTACGCGACGAAATACGAACGGATCGAACAGGCGGTGGACCGCCTGGCGCGCCTGCTCAGGCGCTGA